Proteins co-encoded in one Marinobacter qingdaonensis genomic window:
- a CDS encoding MarC family protein produces the protein MLETFFSTFLSSTLRFLFLLAPFFVVTMFLALTRGLSAPEKASIIRRACISAFVLGLVLFFAGPLLFSAVGITLNSFRIGAGSLLFLTAISLVTSGTRNHATGLPEEDRDDIAVVPLAIPVMIGPATIGAIMVYGAELKSVPEVTGGLLGLVAGLFVLAVLLRLSGYLERALGKTGLNILSKISGLILSAMAAEIVLTGIAGFIAST, from the coding sequence ATGCTCGAAACCTTTTTTTCCACCTTTCTCAGCAGCACCCTGCGCTTTCTGTTCCTGTTGGCGCCCTTCTTCGTGGTCACCATGTTCCTGGCGCTGACCCGGGGCCTGTCGGCGCCGGAAAAGGCGTCGATCATCCGCCGCGCCTGCATCTCCGCCTTTGTGCTCGGGCTGGTGCTGTTCTTTGCTGGTCCGCTGCTGTTCAGTGCCGTCGGCATTACTCTGAATTCGTTCCGGATCGGTGCCGGCAGCCTGCTGTTCCTGACCGCCATCAGCCTGGTCACCAGCGGCACCCGTAACCACGCCACCGGCCTGCCGGAGGAAGACCGCGACGACATCGCGGTGGTGCCCCTGGCCATCCCGGTGATGATCGGCCCGGCCACCATCGGTGCCATCATGGTGTACGGTGCCGAACTGAAGAGTGTGCCGGAGGTGACTGGCGGCCTGCTGGGCCTGGTGGCCGGGTTGTTCGTGCTTGCGGTGTTGCTGCGCTTGTCCGGCTACCTGGAGCGGGCGCTGGGCAAGACCGGCCTGAACATCCTGTCCAAGATCAGTGGCCTGATCCTGTCCGCCATGGCGGCGGAAATTGTATTGACCGGTATTGCCGGTTTCATTGCCTCCACTTAG
- a CDS encoding gamma-glutamylcyclotransferase — protein sequence MSANTIEHNRTRQNFDGVSSIWLFGYGSLIYKVDFPFLERRPASIRGWERRFWQGSHDHRGTPEAPGRVVTLIQSPGAVCKGMAYRVSPKVFEHLDVREKNGYLRFATTLTFEDGSHREGLVYIATEDNEAFLGHAPDADIARQIASASGPSGPNAEYLLRLADSLRKLGADCPHTFALEHQLRSVTSDKA from the coding sequence ATGTCTGCCAACACCATCGAACACAACCGGACCCGCCAGAATTTCGATGGCGTGTCCTCCATCTGGCTGTTTGGCTACGGCTCGCTGATCTACAAGGTGGATTTCCCGTTTCTGGAGCGCCGCCCGGCCAGTATCCGGGGCTGGGAACGGCGATTCTGGCAGGGCTCCCACGACCATCGCGGCACTCCGGAGGCGCCCGGCCGGGTGGTGACCCTGATCCAGAGCCCCGGCGCCGTGTGCAAGGGTATGGCCTACCGGGTTTCGCCCAAGGTGTTCGAGCACCTGGATGTGCGCGAGAAGAACGGCTATTTGCGCTTCGCTACCACCCTGACCTTCGAGGACGGCAGCCACCGGGAAGGCCTGGTGTACATCGCCACCGAGGACAACGAGGCCTTCCTGGGCCACGCCCCGGACGCCGACATCGCCCGCCAGATCGCCAGCGCCTCCGGCCCCAGTGGTCCCAACGCCGAGTATCTGCTGCGGCTGGCGGACTCCCTGCGAAAATTGGGCGCTGACTGCCCGCACACCTTCGCCCTGGAACACCAGCTGCGCTCGGTTACGAGCGACAAGGCCTAG
- a CDS encoding DMT family transporter → MSGKTVNSAILLLVIGNAMALISDVFIKLLEPGAPVFQFAFLRCVITLALLLPLAGQLDKRNLFAGFRIHAVRAHIHLVGILCMVVALGNLPLATANAMFYAAPILVMVLSVFVFRERLTPLSVVAVFSGFVGILVILRPLEFNWAVIAALGSALALAINAVMVRTLPKQQTTVHKLFLNYLLILPAAGALAWWEGAAWDTGILISALGSALFILGYNITVLLAYQQVDANQVTSAEYTGLIWAVGIGWVGFGEVPDLWFLAGSLMIVVPLILIGLRHRRREPARGFNGGKARYASESV, encoded by the coding sequence ATGTCAGGCAAAACCGTAAACAGCGCCATTCTGTTGCTGGTGATCGGCAACGCCATGGCATTGATCTCCGACGTCTTCATCAAGCTGCTGGAACCCGGCGCCCCGGTGTTCCAGTTCGCCTTCCTGCGCTGTGTGATCACCCTGGCCCTGCTGTTGCCCCTGGCTGGCCAGCTGGACAAGCGCAATCTCTTCGCCGGTTTCAGGATCCACGCCGTGCGCGCCCATATCCATCTGGTCGGCATCCTGTGCATGGTGGTGGCCCTGGGCAACTTGCCGCTGGCCACCGCCAACGCCATGTTCTATGCCGCACCGATCCTGGTTATGGTGCTGTCGGTGTTCGTGTTCCGGGAGCGGCTGACGCCACTCAGCGTGGTCGCCGTGTTCAGCGGCTTTGTCGGCATCCTGGTGATCCTGCGGCCGCTGGAGTTCAACTGGGCCGTGATTGCCGCCCTGGGCTCGGCCCTGGCGCTGGCCATCAACGCGGTCATGGTGCGCACCCTGCCGAAACAGCAGACCACCGTGCACAAGCTGTTCCTGAACTACCTGCTGATTCTGCCTGCCGCCGGCGCCCTGGCCTGGTGGGAAGGCGCCGCCTGGGACACCGGCATACTGATCAGCGCCCTGGGTTCCGCCCTGTTCATTCTGGGTTACAACATCACCGTGTTGCTGGCCTACCAGCAGGTGGACGCCAACCAGGTCACCAGTGCCGAGTACACCGGCCTGATCTGGGCGGTCGGTATTGGCTGGGTGGGCTTTGGCGAAGTACCGGACCTGTGGTTCCTGGCCGGCAGCCTGATGATCGTGGTGCCGCTGATCCTGATCGGCCTGCGTCATCGGCGTCGGGAGCCGGCGCGGGGCTTCAATGGCGGCAAGGCCCGGTACGCCTCCGAATCGGTTTGA
- a CDS encoding LysR substrate-binding domain-containing protein, which yields MKLPPLKALPVFEAVARLNSFSLAADELAVSQSAVSHQMKQLETYLGEKLFWRSGRTLTLTDEGRQYLEGIGSALLQIERASEQLLGHEESRLRLSVFSSFAVRWLVPRLPELQRLHPQVELALEMSTESPVLSDRVADCFITIHRDSPAYSYELLYVERLFPVCSQDYWQKIRRELGREELEAVDVPITPEEIARFPLLSTHSIFEKAAGDWEAWYKAVELGLPPQARIQHFSHMLLALEAARFHQGIALTNDYMLSTRKDSEDFVRLPCHPVMTGDEFFFAWKTSRRGERGLQLLRRWLVDEAIRGGLRGE from the coding sequence ATGAAACTGCCACCCCTGAAAGCCCTGCCAGTGTTCGAGGCCGTTGCCCGCCTCAACAGCTTTTCCCTGGCCGCCGACGAGCTGGCGGTTAGCCAAAGTGCGGTCAGTCACCAGATGAAACAGCTGGAAACCTACCTGGGGGAGAAGCTGTTCTGGCGCAGTGGCCGAACCCTGACCCTGACCGACGAGGGTCGTCAGTACCTGGAGGGCATAGGCTCGGCGCTGCTGCAGATCGAGCGCGCCAGTGAGCAGTTGCTGGGCCATGAGGAGTCGCGGTTGCGGCTGTCGGTGTTCAGCTCCTTTGCGGTGCGCTGGCTGGTACCGCGGTTGCCGGAGCTGCAGCGGTTGCACCCGCAGGTGGAGCTGGCGCTGGAGATGAGTACCGAGAGTCCGGTGCTGTCGGACCGGGTGGCGGATTGTTTCATTACTATCCACCGGGACTCGCCGGCCTACAGTTACGAGCTGCTGTACGTGGAGCGGTTGTTCCCGGTGTGCAGCCAGGACTACTGGCAGAAGATCCGACGCGAGCTGGGTCGGGAGGAACTGGAGGCGGTGGACGTTCCGATCACACCGGAGGAGATAGCCCGGTTCCCGTTACTCTCGACCCACAGCATTTTCGAGAAAGCCGCCGGTGACTGGGAGGCCTGGTACAAGGCGGTAGAGCTGGGCCTGCCGCCGCAGGCGCGGATCCAGCACTTCAGTCACATGCTGCTGGCCCTGGAAGCGGCGCGTTTCCACCAGGGCATCGCCCTGACCAACGACTACATGCTTAGCACCCGCAAGGATTCCGAGGATTTCGTTCGGCTGCCCTGTCATCCGGTGATGACCGGCGACGAGTTCTTCTTTGCCTGGAAGACCAGCCGACGCGGCGAACGGGGGCTGCAGTTGCTGCGCCGCTGGCTGGTGGATGAGGCCATTCGCGGCGGTTTGCGGGGCGAATAG
- a CDS encoding acyl-CoA dehydrogenase: MSVLLLLISALVLIYLGVGGTTAAAVLCLATLIGLFQDGWHLLSILAGGALLALALILVLPGDLRLDKLSRPLLGWVRSRLPSLSDTEAEALKSGSVDWDGELFSGQPDWNKLFDARPAHLTSEEQAFLDGPVEKLCAMLDDWKITHEQYDLPDKVWKFIREQGFFGLIIPKEDGGLGFSNTAHSEIVMKISTRSVSAAVTVMVPNSLGPGELLMHYGTDEQKHHYLPRLAKGEDIPCFALTSPVAGSDAGAIPDKGIVCKGNWNGEEVLGLKVTWNKRYITLAPVATLIGLAIKVYDPDKLLGGSDDIGVTCVLVPRDTDGVNAGARHLPMNTVFMNGPTWGTDVFIPMDQIIGGQDMLGKGWTMLLECLSIGRSISLPALGTGAGKVASLATGSYAYTREQFGRSISQFEGVQEALEPIAGYTYMMDAARLMTAGMLDRGVRPSVPSAVLKYRNTDLMREVINHAMDVVAGRGVITGPRNFLARAYQAVPIGITVEGANILTRSLMIFGQGAIRCHPFIVEEIEAAGMQDQDQAAKKFDAIFYRHLAHTTRNALRALLLGLTRGWLESVPRQGNIRPCYRQLARFSAAFSLMTDVTLLTVGGGLKARQRLSGRMADCLTHLYYASAVIKQWHEEGYPDDQRPLVEWSLKTSLRDLQKAMREAIINFPVPALRWPLRLLVFPLGATGLNGPDDRLGAEVAHSIVDDTPLRQRISRGAYVNMDPEDSLGRVLNAYNLAHATEDVRHRLHQAVRNRNEDEVDGIALLMGHQRKELVDWACAEGVVKADECEQLEEALTALYDVIRVDAFEGDGLKALARCAKGKRKVVERPPKD; encoded by the coding sequence ATGAGTGTCCTGCTCCTGCTGATCAGTGCCCTGGTGCTGATCTACCTCGGCGTTGGCGGTACCACCGCGGCCGCGGTGCTGTGCCTTGCCACCCTGATCGGCCTGTTCCAGGACGGTTGGCACCTGCTCAGCATCCTGGCCGGCGGCGCGCTGCTGGCCCTGGCGCTGATTCTGGTGCTGCCCGGCGACCTGCGCCTGGACAAGCTCAGCCGGCCCCTGCTGGGCTGGGTGCGCAGCCGGCTGCCCAGCCTCTCGGACACCGAGGCCGAGGCGTTGAAATCCGGCTCGGTGGACTGGGATGGGGAGCTGTTCTCTGGCCAGCCGGACTGGAACAAGCTGTTCGATGCCCGTCCCGCCCACCTCACCAGTGAAGAACAGGCGTTCCTGGATGGTCCGGTGGAAAAGCTCTGCGCCATGCTCGACGACTGGAAGATCACCCACGAGCAGTACGACCTGCCGGACAAGGTCTGGAAATTCATCCGCGAACAGGGCTTCTTCGGGCTGATCATCCCCAAGGAAGACGGCGGCCTGGGCTTCTCCAACACCGCCCACTCCGAGATCGTGATGAAAATCTCCACCCGCAGTGTGTCGGCAGCGGTGACTGTGATGGTGCCCAACTCCCTGGGCCCGGGCGAACTGCTGATGCACTACGGCACCGACGAGCAAAAGCATCACTACCTGCCGCGCCTGGCCAAAGGCGAGGACATTCCCTGCTTTGCCCTGACCTCCCCGGTGGCCGGCTCCGACGCCGGCGCCATCCCGGACAAGGGCATCGTCTGCAAGGGCAACTGGAACGGCGAGGAAGTGCTGGGTCTGAAGGTGACCTGGAACAAGCGCTACATCACCCTGGCCCCGGTGGCGACCCTGATTGGCTTGGCCATCAAGGTGTACGACCCGGACAAGCTGCTCGGTGGCAGTGACGACATCGGAGTGACCTGCGTGCTGGTGCCGCGGGACACCGACGGCGTCAACGCCGGCGCCCGACACCTGCCCATGAATACCGTGTTCATGAACGGCCCGACCTGGGGTACCGACGTGTTCATTCCCATGGACCAGATCATCGGTGGCCAGGACATGCTGGGCAAGGGCTGGACCATGCTGCTGGAGTGCCTGTCCATCGGTCGTTCCATCTCGCTGCCGGCCCTGGGCACCGGCGCCGGCAAGGTCGCCAGCCTGGCCACCGGCTCCTACGCCTACACCCGGGAGCAGTTCGGCCGCTCGATCAGCCAGTTTGAGGGTGTCCAGGAGGCGCTCGAACCCATCGCCGGCTACACCTACATGATGGATGCGGCCCGGCTGATGACCGCCGGCATGCTCGACCGGGGGGTACGGCCCTCGGTGCCCTCGGCAGTGCTGAAATACCGCAATACCGACCTGATGCGCGAGGTCATCAACCACGCCATGGACGTGGTCGCCGGCCGGGGCGTGATCACCGGGCCGCGCAACTTCCTGGCCCGGGCCTACCAGGCCGTGCCCATCGGCATCACCGTGGAAGGCGCCAACATCCTGACCCGCAGCCTGATGATCTTCGGCCAGGGGGCCATCCGCTGCCACCCGTTCATCGTCGAGGAAATCGAAGCCGCCGGCATGCAGGACCAGGACCAGGCCGCGAAGAAATTCGACGCCATCTTCTACCGGCACCTGGCCCACACCACCCGCAATGCCCTGCGGGCATTGCTGCTGGGCCTAACCCGGGGCTGGCTGGAATCGGTACCCCGCCAGGGCAACATCCGGCCCTGCTACCGGCAGCTGGCCCGGTTCTCGGCCGCCTTTTCCCTGATGACCGACGTCACCCTGCTGACCGTCGGCGGTGGCCTGAAGGCTCGTCAGCGCCTGTCCGGTCGTATGGCCGACTGTCTTACCCACCTGTACTACGCCTCGGCGGTGATCAAACAGTGGCACGAGGAAGGCTACCCGGACGATCAGCGGCCGCTGGTGGAATGGTCCCTGAAGACCTCCCTGCGGGATCTGCAAAAGGCCATGCGCGAGGCCATCATCAACTTCCCAGTGCCGGCCCTGCGCTGGCCGCTGCGGCTGTTGGTGTTCCCGCTCGGCGCCACCGGCCTGAATGGCCCCGATGACCGCCTGGGCGCGGAAGTGGCACACAGCATCGTCGACGACACCCCGCTGCGCCAGCGCATCAGCCGCGGCGCCTACGTCAACATGGACCCGGAGGATTCCCTGGGCCGGGTGCTGAACGCCTACAACTTGGCACACGCCACCGAAGACGTGCGCCACCGCCTGCACCAGGCGGTCCGGAACCGCAACGAGGACGAAGTGGACGGCATTGCCCTGCTGATGGGCCACCAACGCAAGGAACTGGTGGACTGGGCCTGCGCCGAGGGGGTGGTGAAAGCAGACGAGTGCGAACAGCTGGAGGAGGCGCTGACCGCCCTGTACGACGTGATTCGGGTGGACGCCTTCGAGGGCGATGGCCTCAAGGCCCTGGCCCGCTGCGCCAAAGGCAAGCGCAAGGTGGTGGAACGGCCACCCAAGGACTGA